The genomic DNA TAATATTTGgcagttataacttataagtcaACATTAGCTATGAggatataaacaaaaactagatGCGTGTTTTacatttgagcatatcaattgATGAAGAAAACTAACGTATGTAGAAGCGACCGATCAAATCATATTGTCGGGTAATATATAATTGATAGTAATAACCACGGACACAACGTATCCACTATCAAATATCATGAGAAATATCGTATATGTAAAAGCCATGAAATTAACATAATGTCAAACATTACAAAAACGAGCATAGCTTATAACATATGCACGTTACACATAGTCCATAAAACATCTTCCTTCCGCACAACCGGCGCTACACTTAAACCTACATAATCAAAACGGAACATCAAGCTAGGTGCAACATTAAGCTCCTTGATACATATTTCATAATACCATAATCATCCTAGAGATAAATTATAAACCCTACGGGAACACAATTATTAGTTAATAACGCCTCTTTGGTGATCAGCAGTTCCAAATACAGTCAAGTCCAGCATGAAGCAGACCGGCCTTAGTGTCATTCTCTTCCGCATTCGTCGGTAGCCAGTAATTCATCCCGGAGAGGCCACCTCCGCCATGGGAATAAGGCAGGTTACCGGAGGAGGTCATGGTCGATGCAGAAGACGATCCAAAGTAAGGAAAGTGATTGAAGTTTTCTTGGAACGAGGACCTAAAGTTAGATAGAGCCGAGACGTTTCTAGAGACAAAACGAGGAAAAGGGTCAAAGTCAAACCCTGGCGGCGGTGGAAGATGGTTGAACGAGTTAACATCTACGCCCAAGGccttagtagtagtagtagtggcaGTGGAGAAACAGGACACGTGCTCGGTTATTGCACTGGCTGTGACGGTTGTGTTGGTGCTACGGCTGTCGTAGGAGCAGCTGCTATCGGTGTAGCCGAGAGTTGCGGTGGGATCTAGGAGAGGAGGGAGTGAGACCGAGGAAGGAGAACTTGGTTGTTCTTGGTAGTTTCTTGAAATCGTTGAGGACACTTTCGTCTTTTTAGCCGCACCTCCACCGCTGCTTACGCTAACACTCggtgctcctcctcctcctccgggtcCGGTACTGGCTAAACCGGTCTTCTGGAAAACCCTAGAGATCACCCACTCATCCTGAGAAagtcaaaatatttatataacatgTTCAtgaaaaagtcaatattagaTCTTGGAAATAAAAGAGAGTGAAGCTTTAAAAAACCGCATGGAGTAAAAAAGCTTGCAAGAGAGAAGAATGTTGAATTAACTACTGgttaagtaaaattaattaaatggtCAGAAGAATCCTGAAGATATATGCATTGGTTCTGGGTTTTGCATTGAGCTTTCCAAAAGTAGGtttctattaatattttattttatcagaaCAATCTAATATTTTCTTGCTTTAGGGAAAACACCATTATGATTGAAATCCCAACACATCATAAAAACAGCAgatcttttctattttatgatcTATGATGCTCTCACTATAACCATAGTAAATAGCCATGCCTTTTCAGTTTTCAGCCATCAATATTAAATgcaagacagaaaaaaaaaaaatcaacgtcACCGACTATGTCACACTCttgaaaggtaaaaaaaaacatattaaaatttttatataaattaatcaaagaaattaggggtttacttttattttatctaaCAAGAATAAAGAAATAACGGGTTTAATTGAAgtaccttggagcttcttgagATGAAATGGTAAGAGAATTTGCCTTCAAGACGATACTCATGCATAACCCAATTACTCTTCTCTCCTTTAGGAGCTCTTCCTTTGTAGAAGACAAGAGTCTTCTTCATCCCAACAAGTGCACAAGTCTTGGAACTGTAAATCTCTCTGTCTTTTCCGGTAGCTTTCCAGTAACCAGCCTCAGTAGCTCTGTTCGTTCTCAGTCCCGTCGGATACTTCCGGTCACGGAGGCTAAAGAAGTACCATTCTTTCTCTCCCATCTTAGCTCTCCCTAAAAAACATTGAGAGTAAGTAAATACTTCAAGAACCTtaattaatcaagaaaactaaaagaaagTTAGTTAAGTTTGTTTTTGTGCTTTCTTACCGGGAAGTTGCCAAGGCTCGCACTTGTTGAGGTCAACTTCAGCGATGGCACGGCTTGAGAAGCAACTGTCGAGGACCTTGCGGAGGAGGTAATGAGTGATGAGCTCTTCGTCCGTGGGATGAAACCTGAAACCCGGCGGAAGATATTGGCTGTCTCCGCCGTGGTCGTAGTGGTAGGAAGGAATGTCCATTGAGAGAAAAGATCTAAAGCttttgtttgagagagagagagaaaccctaAGGGAGACTCAAATGTTTTTACATAAGAGGATAAATGGATGGTTCTTGAGTAAGGGACGTGGTTATAATGTGAATGGATATCtcgttttattttgtttaattagttttctttatttctcttttatacATTGGGATTTGGTAAATCAAAAACGGCGAAATAGAgggaaggtttttttttttggttttggtagtGAAGTAAATAAAtctgaaagataaaaaaaagtcgtagaaataataataaagacaGGTACGTCTACTCTTTCATAGAAATCTGTGGTTTTCTCTGCCTTGTCTTGTAGTAAAGAGAGCAAAGCCAAAGCAGATTATTACATCATATTTTGAGTTTaccgatatttttttttataaactcgaGAGTTCTTTTTATTGAAGGTAATATACAAACTTAATCATGAagttctatattttttaaaaaataaataattaaagaaacgaGGAATGGGCTCTTGTTTCTATCTGAGTATGCGTGCGTGCATGAGAAAAAGTGCAGTGGTATTCTCTGTCAgagatgaaaataaaagagaggatTCAGAttgtatcttttaattttacaattactcttctttcttttatgtctCTACacacttgattttttttttttttgtattatgtgTTTGGGGGgtacattattatttattgtacaTACAATGACTAATCGAAACAATAGTAATAATATAGTAAAGGAGACATTATTAGACATATACACTAGTTATTTGGAAAGTGAAGAGttccaatttcttttttaataaaaaatagatattatatCGATAAGGCTGTTTCAAATCTTGGAGTGTCAGCACAGTACAtgattaatttatcaaaaaaattgacAGAGACTTCGTTACTACACGCCACCACCTTCTcctctccttttttctttttaattttgtttaggttttacattttttttacccCTTGAGatgatttttaattacttttcaTTGCTTCa from Camelina sativa cultivar DH55 chromosome 2, Cs, whole genome shotgun sequence includes the following:
- the LOC104729120 gene encoding protein CUP-SHAPED COTYLEDON 2-like, whose protein sequence is MDIPSYHYDHGGDSQYLPPGFRFHPTDEELITHYLLRKVLDSCFSSRAIAEVDLNKCEPWQLPGRAKMGEKEWYFFSLRDRKYPTGLRTNRATEAGYWKATGKDREIYSSKTCALVGMKKTLVFYKGRAPKGEKSNWVMHEYRLEGKFSYHFISRSSKDEWVISRVFQKTGLASTGPGGGGGAPSVSVSSGGGAAKKTKVSSTISRNYQEQPSSPSSVSLPPLLDPTATLGYTDSSCSYDSRSTNTTVTASAITEHVSCFSTATTTTTKALGVDVNSFNHLPPPPGFDFDPFPRFVSRNVSALSNFRSSFQENFNHFPYFGSSSASTMTSSGNLPYSHGGGGLSGMNYWLPTNAEENDTKAGLLHAGLDCIWNC